The following are encoded together in the Lagopus muta isolate bLagMut1 chromosome 7, bLagMut1 primary, whole genome shotgun sequence genome:
- the LRRC61 gene encoding leucine-rich repeat-containing protein 61: METRAEKGEEGDGARITAQLLKASTGEFALESILLLKLRGRGIADLGCLGDCTNLEWLDLSGNAISQLGPLAGLKALAVLNLSRNRISSLEPLGSCESLQSLNLAGNQVSSLQQLRCLAGLRRLESLRLRDALGQLSNPVCATAAYRTALPELLPGLRDVDGERVSGRGSELFQLCRDLDSSLGRGPGPAPPRAAQPWVRAGFWEPPPLRRSSIVEEAYRQFGEALRECRELGRRADDTIAQAERALSGRADPGSYVF, translated from the coding sequence ATGGAGACACGGGCAGAGAAGGGCGAGGAGGGCGACGGCGCGCGCATCACGGCTCAGCTGCTGAAGGCCAGCACCGGGGAGTTTGCTCTGGAGTCCATCCTGCTGCTGAAGCTGCGCGGCCGCGGCATCGCCGACCTGGGCTGCCTGGGCGACTGCACCAACCTGGAGTGGCTCGACCTCTCCGGCAACGCCATCTCGCAGCTGGGCCCCCTGGCCGGCCTCAAAGCCTTGGCCGTCCTCAACCTCTCGCGCAACCGCATCTCCAGCCTGGAGCCGCTGGGCTCCTGCGAGAGCCTGCAGAGCCTCAACCTGGCGGGCAACCAGgtgagcagcctgcagcagctgcgcTGCCTGGCCGGCCTGCGGCGCTTGGAGAGCCTTCGGCTGCGCGACGCGCTGGGCCAGCTCAGCAACCCCGTCTGCGCCACCGCCGCCTACCGCACCGCGCTGCCCGAGCTGCTGCCCGGCCTGCGGGACGTCGACGGCGAGCGCGTGTCGGGGCGAGGCAGCGAGCTCTTCCAGCTGTGCCGCGACCTCGACAGCTCGCTGGGacgcggccccggccccgcgccgccgcgcGCCGCTCAGCCCTGGGTGCGGGCGGGCTTCTGGGAGCCGCCGCCGCTGCGCCGCAGCTCCATCGTGGAGGAGGCGTACCGGCAGTTCGGCGAGGCGCTGCGGGAGTGCCGCGAGTTGGGCAGGCGAGCCGATGACACCATCGCGCAGGCTGAGCGGGCGCTGAGCGGGCGCGCCGACCCCGGATCCTACGTCTTCTGA
- the LOC125696093 gene encoding uncharacterized protein LOC125696093: MRENFDALLALGVPIAKPEPVPQAEEPCAGAQLEDSEAPGCAGSVRLLVPKEEVLPESDADGSGATGATQGPELGCSEDWLVRKVKVEEEDEEWAAGLGAEALLAGQPPGSACKPEPMEEPELPEEPGELGYGTLPAFAWPLLGEGPAGACQHCCCAAQCGQCVPPAPAPPRPFACAQCGKGFGKKAHLTRHLRVHTGERPYPCAQCGRRFRQKIHLRSHQKTHTGERPFPCSECGRRFRKKTHLVRHLRTHTGERPFACALCGRGFAHKQHLLRHQRLHAEPPTEADADADAEPPADEKPFPCPECGKSFSWKKNLTSHRRLHLEGRPFACAECGRGFSDKRHLTAHLRGHMGLKPYACPHCDKTFSHKPNLATHQRTHTGERPFACPDCGRGFAHNQHLLRHLRVHTGERPFACPQCGRCFSSRPNLIAHTKAHAGARPFTCEQCGRGFSRKSHLARHQAVHTGTRPYGCSQCAKRFSSKTNLVRHQAVHTGHRPYICTQCGKSFSRKTHLLRHERTHSTAPAPQQGWVAPAPAPATLWLWGSRLRFLLLRFDAGGPVATEGRGPGLCLLPPFPWHWAPSGPRMGAAPGGREVQRGHSVGLPVMGDWSGRSGAEGTWGAGPGICTELEPGDVLGMQALRLGLCNMPAELGSRDITGAVLAQCWCGSPQPDMETRAEKGEEGDGARITAQLLKASTGEFALESILLLKLRGRGIADLGCLGDCTNLEWLDLSGNAISQLGPLAGLKALAVLNLSRNRISSLEPLGSCESLQSLNLAGNQVSSLQQLRCLAGLRRLESLRLRDALGQLSNPVCATAAYRTALPELLPGLRDVDGERVSGRGSELFQLCRDLDSSLGRGPGPAPPRAAQPWVRAGFWEPPPLRRSSIVEEAYRQFGEALRECRELGRRADDTIAQAERALSGTHSLDGPFHRLLPKELLDVAAAVEVVQHVLHHAPLQRALPGGRQRQHGHGDAQQPLHPRRAAPPACCPPPLVDFGLSLTSFLGTAPFRPSDGPAQPPQRRGRSGGQRRAGMDGGSLDPSGIVSSVPSTAKPRKALNSGQTPPLAPSFPLGELGGGGGSGRPPSRSRCAPLRAALTLLCSRRDPQPFGGSWGSSKPALEGGRRGQPPPRVTPRVCVPSVCHLGPGGTMSAGGAPQHPTPARGKDQGSAQGAGMLPSTSVRGENPENRENQTEPNQKSDGQLLKHLSSLLEQPAHILNLLPYPRLNEVPRAGHELGSAGAEIPSDPCTGYRFFKPGGLFGIKQSEEPFPEGQQMQEDSKILVSPCAVEPVRTNKVEQPDEKPGVAAGSLELYPTGASSSSRWFHGGQRAPERAGTERDGAAGLSPLPSRVGCWVPQLGNGPFRCAQCGKGFRQKQSLITHERIHTGEKPYRCGDCGKSFSQRPNLLTHRRVHTGERPFPCTQCGKSFSQKANLLAHQRIHAANEKALAGGEQEDGGSGKPKLRATQRSYQDDTPFVCPECGKSFRQKPNLITHRRIHTGERPFTCFLCGRSFNQKTNLVTHYRVHTGERPFACTQCGKRFTQKTNLVTHQSTHTDVRPYPCGQCQKCFKDKVSLKAHQKTHAPRQRRCPGRGPAPTLPFGAAPTLLQPGSLEQEAPFSSMPPLPVQKIPEGQELYSCTEKGFPSKEQLLPTQQAHLGEQAFPCVQCGEGFCPKVTLLRPQHGPTAEAPAGCAAGFSPGPHLLGHLGVQPVLGDGTAPTPPTPGAEKPFICNQCGNSFGLWISLVAHQKTHVGQKSYQCPEHDKSSGDELSTKSPQEKDMEGRAWLCPECGRSFVQYERLVKHRQNHRGRGPYRCDVCGKRFSLKTNLVTHQRIHTGERPFTCGVCGRRFNQKGNLVTHYRTHTGERPFACTQCGKRFAQKPNLIAHQKTHSGRQPFTCLECPKRFKSKLSLRVHQRVHVVERPQSEPGPGQTPPSLQSHPGSPYPCSLCGESFEEHGELQLHRQGHAGERAARLRRVRQALPAEGEPGCAPEDPHRGAALPLCRVREGLQPEGSPPPAPPDAHRWCAALLLRGDLPGTPRRAGHQRCPGEGTRAAWRAAAALLPWSRAGIAAAGRAAAGSAARPKQSREPIRGRRHPSAADAGRAAPGVWLAAPTGGARWAVPLQVLRGRGRVGWEAQPAAAVLLRRLRDPEAAAAEAPA; this comes from the exons ATGAGGGAGAACTTCGACGCCCTGCTGGCCCTGG GCGTTCCCATCGCCAAACCGGAGCCGGTGCCGCAGGCAGAGGAGCCGTGTGCCGGGGCACAGCTGGAGGACAGCGAGGCACCTGGATGTGCCGGCTCAG TGAGGCTGCTGGTGCCCAAGGAAGAGGTGCTGCCCGAGAGCGATGCCGATGGCAGCGGTGCCACGGGTGCCACGCAGGGGCCCGAGCTCGGCTGCTCAG AGGACTGGCTGGTACGGAAGGTGAAGGTggaggaagaggatgaggagTGGGCGGCCGGGCTGGGCGCTGAGGCCCTGTTGGCGGGGCAGCCCCCGGGCAGCGCCTGCAAGCCGGAGCCGATGGAGGAGCCGGAGCTGCCAGAAGAGCCGGGGGAGCTGGGCTACGGCACGCTGCCCGCCTTCGCGTGGCCGCTGCTGGGCGAGGGTCCGGCCGGCGCCTGCCAACACTGCTGCTGCGCGGCGCAGTGCGGGCAGTGCGTGcccccggcccccgccccgccgcggcccTTCGCCTGCGCGCAGTGTGGGAAGGGCTTCGGCAAGAAGGCGCACCTGACGCGGCACCTGCGGGTGCACACGGGCGAGCGGCCCTATCCCTGCGCGCAGTGCGGCCGCCGCTTCCGCCAGAAGATCCACCTGCGCTCGCACCAGAAGACGCACACGGGCGAGCGGCCGTTCCCCTGCTCCGAGTGCGGGCGGCGCTTCCGCAAGAAGACGCACCTGGTGCGGCACCTGCGCACCCACACGGGCGAGCGGCCCTTCGCCTGCGCGCTCTGCGGCCGCGGCTTCGCCCACAAGCAGCACCTGCTGCGGCACCAACGCCTGCACGCCGAGCCGCCCACCGAAGCCGATGCCGACGCCGACGCCGAGCCGCCTGCCGACGAGAAGCCCTTCCCCTGCCCCGAGTGCGGGAAGAGCTTCAGCTGGAAGAAGAACCTGACGTCGCACCGCCGGCTGCACCTGGAGGGGCGGCCCTTCGCCTGCGCCGAGTGCGGCCGCGGCTTCAGCGACAAGCGGCACCTGACGGCGCACCTGCGCGGGCACATGGGGCTGAAGCCGTATGCCTGCCCGCACTGCGACAAGACCTTCAGCCACAAGCCCAACCTGGCCACGCACCAGCGCACGCACACGGGCGAGCGGCCCTTCGCCTGCCCCGACTGCGGCCGCGGCTTCGCCCACAACCAGCACCTGCTGCGGCACCTGCGCGTGCACACGGGCGAGCGGCCCTTCGCCTGCCCGCAGTGCGGGCGCTGCTTCAGCTCCCGGCCCAACCTCATCGCCCACACCAAGGCGCACGCCGGCGCGCGCCCCTTCACCTGCGAGCAGTGCGGCCGCGGCTTCAGCCGCAAGTCCCACCTGGCGCGGCACCAGGCAGTGCACACCGGCACGCGGCCCTACGGCTGCTCCCAGTGCGCCAAGCGCTTCAGCTCCAAGACCAACCTGGTGCGGCACCAGGCCGTGCACACCGGCCACCGGCCCTACATCTGCACCCAGTGCGGCAAGAGCTTCAGCCGCAAAACCCACCTGCTGCGCCACGAGCGCACCCACAGCACCGCGCCTGCGccgcagcagggctgggtggcaCCGGCGCCGGCTCCCGCCACGCTCT ggctgtggggctccCGGCTGCGTTTCCTGTTATTGCGTTTTGATGCCGGGGGGCCGGTGGCCACGGAAGGGAGGGGGCCGGGGCTGTGCTTGCTGCCGCCCTTCCCTTGGCACTGGGCACCTTCCGGCCCCAGGATGGGTGCAGCCCCCGGGGGAAGGGAAGTGCAGAGGGGCCACAGCGTGGGGCTGCCGGTAATGGGGGACTGGAGTGGTCGCTCGGGGGCAGAGGGGACATGGGGGGCTGGCCCTGGAATCTGCACTGAGCTGGAGCCAGGGGATGTCCTGGGTATGCAGGCGCTGCGCCTGGGGCTCTGCAATATGCCTGCTGAGCTTGGGAGCAGGGACATCACTGG agctgtgctggcGCAGTGCTGGTGCGGATCCCCACAACCCGACATGGAGACACGGGCAGAGAAGGGCGAGGAGGGCGACGGCGCGCGCATCACGGCTCAGCTGCTGAAGGCCAGCACCGGGGAGTTTGCTCTGGAGTCCATCCTGCTGCTGAAGCTGCGCGGCCGCGGCATCGCCGACCTGGGCTGCCTGGGCGACTGCACCAACCTGGAGTGGCTCGACCTCTCCGGCAACGCCATCTCGCAGCTGGGCCCCCTGGCCGGCCTCAAAGCCTTGGCCGTCCTCAACCTCTCGCGCAACCGCATCTCCAGCCTGGAGCCGCTGGGCTCCTGCGAGAGCCTGCAGAGCCTCAACCTGGCGGGCAACCAGgtgagcagcctgcagcagctgcgcTGCCTGGCCGGCCTGCGGCGCTTGGAGAGCCTTCGGCTGCGCGACGCGCTGGGCCAGCTCAGCAACCCCGTCTGCGCCACCGCCGCCTACCGCACCGCGCTGCCCGAGCTGCTGCCCGGCCTGCGGGACGTCGACGGCGAGCGCGTGTCGGGGCGAGGCAGCGAGCTCTTCCAGCTGTGCCGCGACCTCGACAGCTCGCTGGGacgcggccccggccccgcgccgccgcgcGCCGCTCAGCCCTGGGTGCGGGCGGGCTTCTGGGAGCCGCCGCCGCTGCGCCGCAGCTCCATCGTGGAGGAGGCGTACCGGCAGTTCGGCGAGGCGCTGCGGGAGTGCCGCGAGTTGGGCAGGCGAGCCGATGACACCATCGCGCAGGCTGAGCGGGCGCTGAGCGG CACTCACTCTCTCGACGGCCCCTTCCACCGACTGCTCCCTAAAGAGCTGCTGGACGTTGCTGCGGCTGTGGAAGTAGTCCAGCACGTCCTTCACCACGCGCCGCTGCAGCGGGCTCTGCCCGGCGGCCGCCAACGCCAGCACGGCCACGGCGATGCCCAGCAGCCGCTTCATCCCCGCCGCGCAGCCCCGCCGGCCTGCTGCCCACCACCGCTTGTTGATTTTGGTCTCTCATTAACCAGTTTCCTGGGAACTGCCCCTTTCCGCCCATCGGACGGCCCTGCGCAGCCCCCGCAGAGGAGGGGCCGCAGCGGTGGCCAGAGGCGCGCGGGGATGGATGGCGGCAGCCTTGACCCCAGCGGCATCGTCAGCTCCGTCCCCAGCACGGCAAAGCCCAGAA AGGCTCTGAACTCAGGCCAGACCCCGCCGCTggctccttcctttcccctcgGAGAGctcggaggaggaggagggtcCGGGCGCCCGCCCAGCCGCTCCCGCTGCGCGCCGCTCCGTGCCGCgctcacactgctctgctctcgCAGGGACCCGCAGCCATTTGGAGGAAGTTGGGGAAGCTCCAAACCGGCACTGGAAGGTGGAAGGAGAGGACAGCCGCCGCCCCGCGTCACCCCGAGAGTCTGCGTCCCCTCCGTGTGCCATCTGGGCCCTGGGGGAACCATGTCTGCGGGGGGGGCTCCCCAG CACCCGACTCCTGCACGAGGGAAAGACCAAGGAAGCGCTCAGGGTGCCGGGATGCTGCCAAGCACTTCTGTGCGTGGTGAAAACccagagaacagagaaaaccaAACCGAACCAAACCAGAAAAGCGATGGCCAGCTGCTGAAAcacctctcctctctcctgGAGCAGCCTGCCCACATCCTGAACCTGCTGCCTTACCCCAGGCTGAACGAGGTGCCCAGGGCTGGACATGAACTGGGTTCTGCGGGTGCAGAGATCCCCTCTGACCCCTGCACAG GCTACAGATTTTTCAAGCCCGGTGGCTTGTTCGGTATTAAACAGTCGGAGGAGCCGTTCCCTGAAGGCCAGCAGATGCAGGAGGACAGCAAGATCCTCGTGAGCCCCTGTGCAG TTGAGCCTGTCCGAACGAACAAGGTGGAGCAGCCTGATGAGAAGCCCGGGGTTGCTGCAGGCTCTCTGGAGCTGTACCCCACCggtgccagcagctccagccgCTGGTTCCATGGCGGGCAGCGCGCTCCCGAGCGGGCAGGCACGGagcgggacggcgcggccggcCTCAGCCCGCTGCCCTCCAGGGTGGGCTGCTGGGTGCCCCAGCTTGGCAATGGCCCCTTCCGCTGTGCCCAGTGCGGGAAGGGCTTCCGCCAGAAGCAGAGCCTCATCACTCACGAGAGGATCCACACCGGGGAGAAACCCTACAGGTGCGGGGATTGCGGGAAGAGCTTCAGCCAGCGCCCCAACCTGCTGACCCACCGCCGCGTGCATACTGGGGAGCGGCCCTTCCCCTGCACGCAGTGCGGCAAGAGCTTCAGCCAGAAGGCCAACCTCCTGGCCCACCAGCGCATCCACGCCGCCAACGAGAAGGCGCTGGCGGGGGGTGAGCAGGAGGACGGTGGCTCCGGCAAACCGAAGCTGCGGGCTACGCAGCGCAGCTACCAGGACGACACCCCCTTTGTGTGCCccgagtgtgggaagagcttccgGCAGAAGCCCAACCTCATCACGCACCGGCGCATCCACACGGGCGAGCGGCCCTTCACCTGCTTCCTGTGTGGCAGGAGCTTCAACCAGAAGACCAACCTGGTGACGCACTACCGCGTGCACACCGGGGAGCGCCCCTTCGCCTGCACCCAGTGCGGCAAGCGCTTCACGCAGAAAACCAACCTCGTGACGCACCAGAGCACCCACACTGATGTCCGCCCCTACCCCTGCGGGCAGTGCCAGAAGTGCTTCAAGGACAAGGTGTCCCTCAAAGCCCACCAGAAGACGCACGCCCCACGCCAGCGGAGGTGCCCGGGCCGGGGTCCGGCTCCCACCCTACCCTTCGGGGCTGCGcccacactgctgcagccaggcagcctggagcaggaggCTCCTTTCAGCTCCATGCCGCCGCTGCCCGTTCAGAAGATCCCCGAAGGCCAGGAGCTGTACTCGTGCACGGAAAAGGGCTTCCCCTcgaaggagcagctgctgcccacgCAGCAGGCCCATCTAGGGGAGCAGGCCTTCCCCTGCGTGCAGTGTGGGGAGGGGTTTTGCCCCAAGGTGACTCTGCTCCGGCCGCAGCATGGCCCCACCGCCGAggctcctgctggctgcgctGCAGGCTTCAGCCCCGGCCCACACCTCCTGGGGCACCTGGGGGTGCAGCCTGTCCTCGGGGACGGCACGGCCCCCACACCGCCCACCCCCGGAGCGGAGAAGCCCTTCATCTGCAATCAGTGTGGCAACAGCTTTGGCCTGTGGATCTCCTTGGTTGCTCACCAGAAGACTCACGTGGGCCAGAAGTCCTACCAGTGCCCCGAGCATGACAAGAGCTCTGGAGATGAGCTGTCCACCAAATCTCCCCAGGAGAAAGACATGGAGGGGAGAGCCTGGCTGTGCCCCGAGTGTGGGAGAAGTTTCGTGCAGTATGAGCGTTTGGTGAAGCACCGCCAGAACCACCGGGGCCGGGGTCCTTATCGCTGCGACGTCTGCGGGAAGAGGTTCAGCCTGAAGACCAACCTGGTGACTCACCAGCGCATCCACACCGGCGAGCGGCCCTTCACCTGCGGCGTCTGCGGCCGCCGCTTCAACCAGAAGGGCAACCTGGTGACGCATTACCGCACGCACACCGGCGAGCGCCCCTTCGCCTGCACCCAGTGCGGCAAGCGCTTCGCCCAGAAGCCCAACCTCATCGCCCACCAGAAGACCCACTCGGGCAGGCAGCCCTTCACTTGCCTGGAGTGCCCCAAGCGCTTCAAGAGCAAGCTCTCCCTCCGGGTCCACCAGCGCGTGCACGTGGTGGAGCGGCCCCAGAGCGAGCCGGGCCCCGGCCAGACACCGCCCAGCCTGCAGAGCCACCCCGGCAGCCCGTACCCCTGCTCGCTCTGCGGGGAGTCCTTTGAGGAGCACGGCGAGCTGCAGCTGCACCGGCAGGGCCACGCTGGCGAGCGGGCCGCACGCCTGCGCCGAGTGCGGCAAGCGCTTCCGGCAGAAGGTGAACCTGGCTGTGCACCAGAGGACCCACACCGGGGAGCGGCCCTTCCACTGTGCCGAGTGCGGGAAGGGCTTCAGCCAGAAGGCTCACCTCCTCCGGCACCGCCGGACGCACACCGGTGGTGTGCCGCCCTCCTGCTGCGAGGGGACCTGCCCGGCACACCGCGACGAGCCGGACACCAGCGCTGCCCTGGGGAAGGGACCCGCGCCGCCTGGCGCGCTGCTGCCGCCCTGCTCCCGTGGAGCCGTGCAGGGATCGCTGCCGCGGGAAGAGCTGCGGCCGGGAGCGCAGCCCGGCCCAAACAGAGCAGAGAGCCCATCCGGGGCCGCAGACATCCTTCTGCAGCTGatgcaggaagagcagcaccTGGTGTCTGGCTCGCAGCACCCACAGGAGGCGCCCGCTGGGCAGTGCCCCTGCAAGTGCTCCGAGGGCGGGGAAGGGTTGGGTGGgaagcccagcctgcagccGCAGTGCTGCTGCGCCGACTGCGTGACccagaggcagctgctgctgaagcccCAGCATGA
- the RARRES2 gene encoding retinoic acid receptor responder protein 2 yields MKRLLGIAVAVLALAAAGQSPLQRRVVKDVLDYFHSRSNVQQLFREQSVEGAVERVDSSGTFVQLRLNLAQTACRKQTQKRQNCRIMENRRKPVCLACYKFDNSDVPKVLDKYYNCGPSHHLAVKEIRQRDEAECRAVEEAGKASDALYLPGMFAFSKGLPA; encoded by the exons ATGAAGCGGCTGCTGGGCATCGCCGTGGCCGTGCTGGCGTTGGCGGCCGCCGGGCAGAGCCCGCTGCAGCGGCGCGTGGTGAAGGACGTGCTGGACTACTTCCACAGCCGCAGCAACGTCCAGCAGCTCTTTAGGGAGCAGTCGGTGGAAGGGGCCGTCGAGAGA GTGGACTCATCAGGGACATTCGTCCAGCTGCGCCTTAACCTTGCACAGACAGCATGCAGGAAGCAGACACAGAAGAGACAGAACTGCAGGATCATGGAGAACAGG AGAAAGCCAGTCTGCTTGGCCTGCTACAAGTTTGACAACAGCGATGTCCCCAAGGTGCTGGACAAGTACTACAACTGTGGCCCCAGCCACCACTTGGCCGTGAAG gagATCAGGCAACGTGACGAAGCTGAGTGCAGGGCTGTGGAGGAGGCTGGCAAGGCGAGCGATGCCCTCTATCTGCCTGGCATGTTTGCTTTCTCCAAGGGGCTGCCAGCCTAG